In Xiphophorus maculatus strain JP 163 A chromosome 18, X_maculatus-5.0-male, whole genome shotgun sequence, a single genomic region encodes these proteins:
- the LOC102218137 gene encoding kunitz-type serine protease inhibitor 6-like, whose protein sequence is MFTLKLLLLGFLVQLGRAQTCDWDQSTDPNQSLHPDSLAAGARYLGQSQEVSNEESCRAACCEEAGCDLAVVGRPADGGMQCMLVSCGPAGCSLQQNSQFQAFRKKQQREAEQEAPTGGHVVPLLDAVEPRSNNSDICRLPQNTGPCRGAFPRFFYNVTSRTCTSFIYGGCQGNGNNFQSQEDCYNNCSGGSVLLEDVPTSAPESAPKAPRMAPQLKSEISADQFAELCEAEYEQGPCRASIKRWYYNKEMGICQTFYYGGCKGNKNNYMDENHCKSTCTGVSVLPSSKKIPEDDTDRCSLSHQSGMCRGAFPMFFYDSDSASCKTFIYGGCGGNDNKFESEEECMSVCSGTGRLDGHDETRSRWAAAFFLFVTLAIISALLLATLVILTVRRRRQFRRYSSISDKRGLIADELSSQDSLSIPESPKPEPKA, encoded by the exons ATGTTCactctgaagctgctgctgctcggcTTCCTGGTCCAGCTGGGACGGGCTCAGACCTGTGACTGGGACCAGTCCACCGATCCGAACCAGAGCCTCCACCCGGACTCCCTCGCAGCCGGGGCGCGCTACCTGGGCCAGAGTCAGGAGGTGTCGAACGAGGAGAGCTGCCGGGCCGCCTGCTGCGAAGAGGCGGGCTGCGACCTGGCTGTGGTCGGTCGGCCGGCGGACGGAGGGATGCAGTGCATGCTGGTGAGCTGCGGGCCGGCCGGCTGCTCGCTGCAGCAGAACTCCCAGTTCCAGGCGTTCCGGAAGAAGCAGCAGCGCGAGGCCGAGCAGGAAGCTCCTACAGGCGGGCACGTCGTCCCGCTGCTGGACGCCGTGGAGCCGCGGAGCAACAACAGCG ATATTTGCCGTCTGCCTCAGAACACGGGTCCATGTCGCGGGGCGTTCCCCAGGTTCTTCTACAACGTGACGAGCCGGACCTGCACCAGCTTCATCTACGGCGGCTGCCAGGGCAACGGCAACAACTTCCAGTCCCAGGAAGACTGCTACAACAACTGCAGCGGCG GTTCGGTTCTGCTTGAAGACGTCCCAACTTCTGCTCCAGAGTCGGCTCCCAAAGCTCCTCGGATGGCCCCCCAACTCAAGTCCG AAATCTCAGCTGATCAGTTCGCAG AGCTGTGTGAAGCGGAGTATGAGCAGGGTCCATGCAGAGCTTCCATTAAGCGCTGGTACTACAACAAAGAGATGGGCATCTGTCAGACCTTCTACTACGGCGGCTGCAAAGGAAACAAGAACAATTACATGGATGAGAACCATTGCAAGTCCACCTGTACAG GAGTCTCTGTCCTGCCTTCCTCCAAGAAGATCCCAGAAGACGACACAG ATCGTTGCAGTTTGAGTCATCAGTCTGGAATGTGCCGCGGCGCCTTCCCCATGTTCTTCTACGACTCTGACTCCGCCTCCTGTAAGACCTTCATCTACGGCGGTTGTGGTGGGAACGACAACAAGTTCGAGTCTGAGGAGGAGTGCATGTCTGTGTGCAGTGGGACAG GTCGGCTCGATGGTCATGATGAAACCAGAAGCAGATGGGCTGCAG CCTTCTTCCTCTTCGTCACTCTGGCAATAATCTCCGCCCTGCTGCTCGCCACGCTCGTCATCTTGACTGTGAGACGCCGCCGACAGTTCCGCCGCTACTCCTCCATCAG CGACAAGCGGGGGCTAATCGCAGACGAGCTGTCGTCTCAGGACTCGCTGAGCATCCCGGAGAGCCCCAAACCGGAACCAAAGGCCTGA